The Clavelina lepadiformis chromosome 3, kaClaLepa1.1, whole genome shotgun sequence region TTTTCATTCCAGTGTCTAACATGTATACAAAACAATATTATCACTGATGCATTGAAACGCCAACACGATCGTAAGTATTCTGCTATAAACTTACCGCCAGATGGCTCACATCCGGTCACATTCCACGCCCAATCACAAACAGATAAATCAGGGTTGAACACGAGAGGCGGACGACACGTGTGCTCGTAGAGAATTCCTTCGAAGATGGACAACGTTATAACACTTGAAGGCTCAGAATTAGGTGTTAGCAAGTTATTCATAAACTTGCATAAGTTATAAAAGATCCCTTGTTACCTTCAACACATCTGTAAAACTTTTCACAAACTCCCGGAAGTCCAAAAAGTTCATCTGAGGTCAAAAAAGCGCAGAGACCTTCTGGGTCTGCAATAGGGATGCCTCCGCGGGGCGGTGAAgctaaaaatgaagttttattgTTGTAATGATTTCCATGATAAAATGTTCTAGTATCTTACGACTTTAGGAAGAAAgtatgaacaaatattttcagtagGTTGTCAAAATTCTAGCTGCGTCTAGAACTGATTTTTGATGTCACTTACTGGTAGTTATCTTCGGTGTAGTCGTAGATACCTTTGGATCTACAACGAAAATAACATTAATGTATTTGCAAGTCAATACTAtaatagattttatttttttaatgttaggAATTGATATTACAATCTGTACGTTGAAATTTGACAAAGTATTACAACCTAGAAATTGTTCCATTAATGTTTGTTGTTAATCATTGTTTACATATTCACCATAAGCATTAACTTtatcagtaaacaaaattgaaaaaaaagtttttgcttacCAGACGCGGTTGGGTCACATGATGGAACATTCCTCGGCCAATCACAAACCGATGAGGTTGGATTGAAAACGAGGCCGGCCGGACAGCGATGTTCATAGAGAATTCCTGAAAATAGTTTTCGATGTTTAGACAATTTTAGAAGACAattgttaaaagcaatcctTTAATCTACTTTATAACAAGTTATAACGTAACAGTTACTCTTTATCATGATATACGTTATATCGTATTAAGTaaaccaatcacaaaaaagcGCACAAATCTTTCGTAAGTGGAAGGAGCTAGCGCACATTTACCTCCAACGCATCTATAAAATTTATCGCAAACTCCGGGAATGGAAAAGAGATCAGGCGATGACGTAAGCGAACAGAGTCCGTCCTTGTCGTAAATGGCGTCTCCATTCTGCGCGTTTATCGCAGCTGTAAAAAAGTAATTAGTAATCAATCTGTTGCATCTAGTTTCAAACTGTTGACAAAGCTTTTCCGTTGCGACAGGTGTGTAAGTTGTTTCAACGTGTAGCTAAGTTACATGTATGCCACTTTTTGCTAGTCAAACAAACGATAACATACGTATATAAAGTGTTACCGTACTGTTCTTACCTGCGCAGAAGACAAGCATAACATATATGGTAGAAGACATTTTACGCAGTGACTTAGAAAGAAGTATAAACTTAAAGTTACtctgtaaaaattttgcactattaGTTGTTTAGCAAAACTGATCAAACCATATGTTTAACACTATCAGATTATGTACAGCAATAGTAACGTTCAAACGAAATGCCATACATCATCATTATCACTTATACAtcattttgttaaacttaaacACTTCAAACTTTTGTCTATTAAGGTTTTAACGGTGCATCGATCAACCAGATAGACTTTTCGCTTATAACCTTAATTAAGCTTTTGCTAGTTATTGCTGCTTAGCTCTGAAGTAGTTTTCAAAGCTTTGATGGAATGGTTTTAATCGTTGGGGTTTATATAGTGATTTTGATGTGTTTTGGATGGGTAAAAACCCACttaaatttatcatttttactGCCAATCGATCGGAATTTCGGGAAACAAACAggttttattttcacttttactCAGGTTAAGCAAGGTATGCAATTAAATCGTGGTTTGTGAAACGTTGTGAAAGAATGCGTTCATGCGTTGCGCAAGTTTGTCTGACGTTGTGCGATGTTTGTCGAGTGACGAGTCCAGTTTACCTTTGACTGGAACAGCTCAAACATCGACTGACTCAAAACACGGTTTTGGACGAGAACAACAACTTTTTACGGTCGAAATCTATTTAAAACGTTTCGATGCAAACACCTGAACGATTATTTTTCACTCCTGTAATCTTTCACGGAAACAAGGAAACTATAAACAGGTTTATTTTCGACCTAGCGAACACTTTTTGTGACCAATAAATGCGGAAACAACTTAAACACGTCATTGTGCTATTGTGACTTAACAATTAGGCTAACTTTGTTGTTGGCTCTTCAAAGTTTGTCACGTCATCCTCACATGGACGAAGAATAAGCATGTTTACGGGAAAATGTTTCATGTCCTGATACACGtatttttttggttaaaattgttttgaaatagaATAACTTGCCAACACGATTTGGAGAAATAATCGCAAAAATGAGACAAATTTATGAGCACACTTTTCATAACTTGAGATTTTTATCAAGAATTTCCTTAAGTTTTCGGTTATTTCCATAGAATACGTTTCTTTCAGAAAGGCATTGTTCATATTCATTGCTGTTTACAAAAGCTTACAATTTATCATTTGATTTACACCATACAATATAAACTTAACAGAGCTACATATTTATCTATTCACTCAATCGATCAATTTACCCTTATCAATAGCAACTTTAAACATATCCAAAAAGGGAAATTTGGCAAGTATACACAGAATTTATTTTGTGCTATTTATTGCTGCAAATATTATTCAAGCGTATTGTAgacaaaattttggtttcatATATAAAGTGTATTATTTGCAATATGTTCTTCTAAGCTACTGTTTTTTCTACCGCAGGTGGGCGTGCAAAGAAACAGTTTGCTTAACGGTTTCTTTGCCGTCTCAATCCACTTACACAGTCATAACTATATTTACAAACCgacataaaaaaatatgtttttaattcttgtatttttgagtttgtttcattttttatcaTCAATTACTATATTTGACCTCGCGTTATTGtttaaccctattctaactaggcttggcttctcccgcacactgtcatagcaaaacgtggcgtacagttgcattgtttgctgtagaaacttgaaatttggtgacttttcctaaaaaatgttcagctatctgtccatgtttgtttgataaagttggattttgtaatttttaagatattgcgatattttcataattttcctctgctttgctctgctctccgcattgaagcgtattactcatttacgcaccaataactcgactaactattctctttcgttctcttctcgcggtcagctggttttccgcacagcgggggcgcggcgtaacaagaagaatttctagaaatgtgtcacttttagaaatacttaatttacactaaattcactttctttagttttacaattatgatgtatacaggaagccagatgatttttctacgaacctgtcaaaatccgatcagtttacgacgtatagttttctagtaattaacgattgaaaatgtgtgtgcggggtcggccacacctagttttttagtaaactcgcgagcctggttaggatagggttaaggAGAGTTCGATTTCATGTGGGTGCACTATATGTTCATATCGAAGCGCAGTGTGGAAGAAACTAATTGACTCCGTTGCAGTTTTTGATCGTATTATTGTTTGTAAGGAGTGTTTATTGTGCAATCTGCATGTGTAGTACAGAGAGCGTGTTAAAATAACCTCAGGCTTCCTattgaaatattaaaaccCTCACCCATACAGCACATTGAAAATCGTTATTAAATCTGAAGCGCAACCTTCAAGCGTCTATAGAAACCGAAGAAATGTTAACGCACAAGAACTTGTTGATCCAATTGCTACTCTTATTACAAGTTTATTTCTTACAATTACTAACAACGCCCAATAAAGCCAAACATAGAAGGCGCTTtatagtttaaatatttttatgaccTAACAATTTTCGGAAATATTATCTGGCGACAACTATTGGAAAACATCTACGTCATCAAGCATTTTTGTCGTCTTCTCCCAAAATAGTGTAACATTATCGTCGGAAGTGGTACGTCATTATATAACCGAATCAGAAATATTTCGTTTATAGCGCTCGGCAAAATCCATTGTGTTTACGTAATCGAAATTTGCAAAGAATTCTTGCTAATGTGTTGATTTCAACTTTGTCCGCCTGACGCACACAGTCACGTAGGAAAGTTTAAAATAGacattttatattaaaaatcGGCCCAAATCTaagttttattgcaaacaaGGTGACGAAAAACAAACACGATAAACGCAACTGTGCAAACAATAGTAAGTTACTGCTGGAAAGAAAAGTCGAGGAACTTTTGGGAGAAAGTCTTTTCAGTATAGTTTATGCTTTGGATAATTGGTCGCCAGTGTCAACATTTTCCACCGATgattaagaaaattttaaatttactggAACTGCCGCTGAAAAACTCGTGCAGGATCAACTTGCATGACAACAACAGCTGAAACAGCATATAAACTGCGCACCCAGACAACCATTTCACTCACTGCGAGATGTATGGCTTCAGCCGATACATCGCGTTGAGAGGCCCGGTAACTAGATTAGATTACTCTGTATAAAGTTGGAGTAGAagtttttattcaaaacattGTTTAGGCTGATttaacatgattttcgatTGTTTCCAGATTTTTCTGATATCTGTCTAGaattataaatatttcagTTTAATAATGTCAAAAACTGTTTGTCTCATCCTTCTGTTTGCTTTCGGTATGTACAGGCTATATAAACTCTATTGTCTTTCAAAGTTCTACGTGTTACCGGATAATTTACCTTTCTTTCTTTTACCTCGAGTTTAACTGTAGAAACATGTGATAACGCACCTGGTGTGGCAGAAAGTTTATTATTGAAATATCCATTTCAGCGACCGTGAAAGCTCAGGCCGGAACCCCAGTGCCCGATCCGGAAGGTTATTGCAAAGGAAGTTCTGACACCGACCTATTTGCCATAACAGGAATTTGTGACAGGTTTTATCGCTGTGTTCACGGTAAGGGTCATTTCGGCACCTATCATACATGGAGGCTAGATGACTTATAAAACGTTATGTAGCCTACTCTAGGCCTATCCTCCTTTCTTCTATGAAAACCGAAgtctttgtatttttcgtaGCACTATGGCCGCGTCAAAACCAGTTGTGTATATTTAACAAAGTGTATTTTCAGGTACCTTGTATGAGCACACATGTCGAACTGGACTGGTGTTCAATCAAGAAGCAATGGTTTGTGACTGGCCAGCAAATGTGCCGCCACCTTGTGGAGGTAGTCTACATTTAGACGTAGGACAAAAGTATTCTTTTGCATACTAGCCTTAGACAACATTTCACTTCACTAATTGAAAgtagattaaaaaattcaatttttgtaaatttgataaaaaaatgtatgaatGAGATAAATGACTGGAATTCCTTTTTTTCAGCCAAATCACCATCAACTACAAGTAAGCATGTGACTACGGCagaaggaaaaagaaaatcgAATTAAGATTaggaaaaaagagaaataaCTTAAAGACAtactaataaaagtaaattaaatttcttcGTTTTTAAAAGTTGGTTTACTTTTTACTTAGCTGTTCGTTACGACGGACCCTACGACACTCCGATCCCTGACCCTGAAGGTCACTGCGTTGGAAGATACAATTCTCTTCAGTTTGCCCTTCCTGATGTTTGCGAAAAGTTTTATCGATGTGTCTCCGGTGAGAAATTTTAAGCAGCATAAGTCTAACTTTAACTTATTAGAAAATTTACTctcgtttattttttttataacatttcaagttaaccattagttaaccaataattaACCATTTATAGGAGTCTTGTACGAGAACAACTGCCCGGACGGCCTTGTTTTCAATCCAGCAATCTATGTTTGTGATTGGCCAAGAAATGTTCCCGGTTGTTAGGAAATCGACATGTTGTGATTTTGTCTTCAGAAATTTGCAGcttttgtcatattttgtgtttttatagtATGCACCGATAAATACTTGATTTTATGTAAATGATAATACGCAGCCGTCTTTAGCAAAACTAagtgttttcaataaaattatgaaactcctagaaaatgctttttatttcttattcaTGAAACACGAGCATAAATCAGAAGTCATTTGGTCGAAAACATTTCCAAAGCAGCTTCTTTTAATTACAAAGAGCACCAATAATTTATTCATCACTCGCTTTATCATATTTAACTATGTAGCGGTTGTTACTAGCATATAGTTGTCATGTTTCTACCAAAATTGCAAAACTAAAGAATAAACCGTTTTCTCATTTGCTAATTTATGATTTTAATGTTTGCTGTCGGGGCGGTTTGTTTTTCGAAGCATGACGGCGCGATAAGTGCTGCAAGCGTGATCATGTTGATTAGGCTAATGTGAAGTCGCGCTTTTTATGCAAGTTAGCCTAGCTAGACGAAATGTGTATGCTAGGATATGATTTACCTGGTCCAAAGCCTGTCCTAATCAGACTGCAGAGCAGGCTACGGGTCTACCATGGCCGGTGAACACgcgaaaatttttattgaaaactaAAAACCGCATTGCACTGTAGGCTACATTTTCATCCTAAAATCCGGCAAACCGCAATATTCTCATTTTGGTTTCCGCAACAGTTTACCGTAGTACTGTGCACACCTATTGTGCTTTGCGCACGGATTACCTTCCACGATGCACACCGGTTGATTGAATGCGTGCACCTGCACACATGGGAAAAAATTGTGGCACCTGCATGCATGCATGCGAGGTTCATCAACCTAcatgttgaaattttttatcttcacgccaatttataataaatgaataaaagtTAAAGGTTTAGTGCACGCCATcgcgccaaaatttgcgtgtTTGTACACACgatgttttgtcaaaaattgcCGGTCGACCTTTCGAGCATTTTCTTCTGAGTTTTTGGACTGGTATAGGCCTAATTACTATGTGCTGCTCTGATtgattaatatatatatatatatatatatataatcatGTATGGGTTAAATATGACTTGTGTGCTACAATTTTTAGTTCAATCGGTTCAGCTGCACACTTAGTGTCTGATTTATTAACTTGAATCGATTTGACGTTTATTCATAATGACCTGTTTATGTGaattcatttattattaactGTGTTAGTATCTGACAAGGACTCATATGCTAATTACGTTGGCCGTCAATGACTTCAACCATGACTCACTGCTAAAGCCACAGTTCAACTACCATGTTGTGTTAGTGCCAGGCAGCCCGGGCACAAATGATGtgtttaagaaaaatataCTGAACGGATATGACGCATAAGAATGAACATACCATTGAGTGGTTTTCTTGGGCTTATTCTGCTTTGAAAACCTGACAATTAGTTGACCTTTTTGACTTTTCAAATTATAATTAGACGccattaattttttaactatgtaGACATGTCATAACTATATAATATCCTACTGTAATTGTAACAATTGTGAcaatttaaacactttaacaaacaacaatttaacaaTATGTAGCACCTTAAGTATGTTACCATTTGCAAATAACAGGTGAAAGATTGATTTCTGTATTTGTCTACCATGAAACCATTCACTAAATCTAAACCTgatgtttaaacaaaattaaaagattCTCAAAAAATTATCTCGCTTTGCgcaaaaataatatatttattaatGCTGTACACGTAAAAACAAAGCACTTTGTATCTGTAAGAAATAGAAGTAATATATTCGTGTTGGTGAATTTGATATGTTTATATGTCAGGTGGGATTTTTATAATTATTCGTCAGACTTTTTGTTAAACCCAAAGTTTCACAAACTAGCACAACTTATTAAGGTTCATAAATCAATCTATTCATTTTTATGCGTTTTAACTCGTCTTTTCAGAAGCTTCATTTATGTGACACAATCACTCTCTGGACAAAATGGTTTGGATTAATAAGATTTCTCTGTGTACAGTACAGTGGCCTCCGATTTTTTTATCCAAGTTTAGTAATCCAAAGCCCTCACTATGTGGTGGTCCTGGTACTAATAATGTTGGAATTTAGTTATTCTAAGTAGTTAAGTGACAATGTATATAATATTTTGCCATGATAGCTACGTAAGAACTGTTGCAGGTAACTGTCCACTTTTTTGGACAAGGTTTTGGGAGGCCCAATAAGACTACTATATCTATCTTCAAAAGATTTGTATGTGGAAAAAGAGAGGCTCTAACTATCGCATTGCAGACGTTTTAGAagttattttactatttttggTATATTTGTATTCTGCCAATATTAATCATTACGCTGCAACATATGTTATGAAACCTAAAAAACTCGGTTTGCAttcgaaatttttcaaaattttctgcTATGCCAGGTTCTAAAGTTCTAAACTGCAAGACTGTTGATGAGTTACCCTGTTGGGTATCCAGTGTCTATAATGCAGGACAAGAATTGCAAGAATTTGGACAGAGGTTTCTCAACCAATAGTGGATTTTTTTTACGACACGATGTTAACTTAACATTACACTCAGGTGCAGATCTAACTAACCCATGTGGTTTGCTAACACAGTAGCAATTTCATATTCAAATTCAtgatatatattataaaacCAGTATACATTGATAtactttaaattttgatatgCATATAATATACATATAACTATCAATAAAATCTTTGCTGTTTTCTTTGTATATCTCATTGTCTTGCCCCTTTTTTCATCTTTGATTCCTTTTTTTTGTAAACGATTTGAGTTATTATGGCTCATGTTTACCACTTACCATAAatgatttatttctttttcaattACCCTAATTTTTGATGCAGTGATTTTAccattttaaaactatttgcaAATGCATTACTGCATTTAAATGCATATCataacattttacaaattaccttcgttaaaaaacataaatgaCAATATATAGTACACAATAACAAGGCCCTCTTTTGATAatttgttatactgtatatatggATGAAAATTTATCTGTGTGTTGTTGTGAACTTTAACTTTTGAAGTAAGTCTTGGTGCCGAAAGTGTCTTGCTTATATTTTGCCAAGTTAATATATCACTACACTCCATTTACTTTCTGTTTAGATTGAGTTAGTTATGGATTCAGTAGGTTCTATAAGTGGATCCAAGCGGATTAATGAGgatatttcacattt contains the following coding sequences:
- the LOC143448947 gene encoding peritrophin-1-like, which produces MSKTVCLILLFAFATVKAQAGTPVPDPEGYCKGSSDTDLFAITGICDRFYRCVHGTLYEHTCRTGLVFNQEAMVCDWPANVPPPCGAKSPSTTTVRYDGPYDTPIPDPEGHCVGRYNSLQFALPDVCEKFYRCVSGVLYENNCPDGLVFNPAIYVCDWPRNVPGC